The Neobacillus sp. PS3-34 genome has a window encoding:
- a CDS encoding spore coat protein: MNQNPNQQKIQNPESQIPKTPQMNDRDFINDLLAQEKYLTTSYSIAMHEASHDGLYQDIMAIFSETEKCQRDLYNLMFKKGWYKIEAAEQQKLQQSYQQFQGYTNQFPYGNNLQ; the protein is encoded by the coding sequence ATGAATCAAAATCCTAATCAGCAAAAAATCCAAAATCCTGAATCACAGATTCCGAAAACCCCGCAAATGAACGATCGCGATTTTATCAATGACCTGCTGGCACAGGAAAAGTATTTGACCACTTCCTATTCCATTGCCATGCATGAAGCCAGCCATGATGGTCTGTATCAGGATATTATGGCAATTTTCAGCGAAACAGAAAAATGCCAGCGTGACCTATACAATCTGATGTTTAAAAAAGGCTGGTACAAAATCGAGGCTGCCGAACAGCAAAAGCTTCAGCAGTCCTATCAGCAGTTCCAGGGCTATACCAATCAGTTTCCGTATGGAAATAACCTTCAATAG
- a CDS encoding DUF2573 family protein: MMKDFNEQFEALLEKYEELLLGSTDIELREKVKKWSLYTHIAKSMPALVKHWNELYPEAKEEMKQIVNEIKELNEKHRSLQKK; this comes from the coding sequence ATAATGAAGGATTTTAATGAACAATTTGAAGCATTACTTGAAAAGTACGAAGAGCTGCTTTTAGGAAGCACGGATATTGAACTGCGAGAAAAAGTTAAAAAGTGGTCTTTATATACACATATAGCAAAATCAATGCCAGCTCTTGTTAAGCATTGGAATGAGCTCTATCCAGAAGCGAAGGAAGAGATGAAACAGATTGTAAATGAAATTAAAGAGCTGAATGAAAAGCACCGCAGTTTACAGAAAAAATAA
- a CDS encoding Ger(x)C family spore germination protein: MRKVVLYLFIISTILTGCVQKEILDDVNLETGAAYDYIGGKRIRGTALVPVYMPDKAVKNKTFSATSLLSRDFLRDIQRQTPDPIVTGSLEVVLFGEKLAKKGLQGLIDSLQRDASIGSSLYFAVTKGEAKDLIEGDYGNRGNGIYISNLIRHNMKTKDLPKTNLQLFLFDFYQTGKTGYLPELTKIGKNQIEISGLSFFQRDKVVDTLPAGRMFYFKLLVDKYSEGTLKVNIGKEIAAIQSIHSKNSMKLVRRNPNEVLVKIKIKAVLNEFSGKNTTSSELANIEKTMQKEIEKECLKLSKRFQNERIDPVGYGHFVKSHTRHFDYKKWWNEDYQKLKIKVQAKVKITESGVIE, translated from the coding sequence ATGAGGAAAGTTGTCCTCTATCTTTTTATAATATCCACCATTCTTACAGGATGCGTACAAAAGGAAATATTGGATGATGTTAATCTTGAAACCGGCGCTGCCTATGATTACATTGGGGGAAAGAGAATTCGTGGTACCGCACTGGTCCCTGTCTATATGCCGGATAAGGCAGTAAAAAACAAAACCTTTTCGGCCACTTCTTTGTTAAGCCGCGATTTTTTAAGAGATATTCAGCGGCAAACCCCAGACCCCATCGTAACGGGCAGCCTTGAAGTTGTTCTGTTTGGAGAAAAATTGGCGAAAAAAGGACTTCAAGGTTTGATTGATTCTTTACAGAGAGATGCCAGCATTGGATCATCTTTGTACTTCGCCGTCACAAAAGGTGAAGCAAAGGATTTAATAGAAGGCGATTATGGGAACCGAGGGAATGGCATTTATATTTCAAATCTGATCCGCCATAATATGAAAACCAAAGATCTTCCTAAAACAAATCTTCAGCTTTTTTTATTTGATTTTTACCAAACAGGAAAAACCGGATATCTTCCCGAATTGACAAAAATAGGAAAAAATCAGATTGAAATCAGCGGACTCAGCTTCTTCCAACGCGACAAAGTGGTCGACACACTTCCCGCCGGCAGAATGTTTTATTTCAAACTGCTTGTCGATAAATACAGTGAAGGAACGCTTAAAGTAAATATTGGAAAAGAAATTGCGGCGATTCAAAGCATTCATTCCAAAAATTCAATGAAGCTGGTCCGCAGAAATCCTAATGAAGTTCTTGTGAAGATAAAAATTAAAGCGGTACTTAATGAATTCTCTGGTAAGAATACCACATCATCAGAATTGGCCAATATAGAAAAAACGATGCAAAAGGAAATTGAAAAGGAATGCCTTAAGCTTTCAAAGAGATTTCAGAATGAGCGTATTGATCCAGTCGGATATGGCCACTTTGTAAAAAGCCATACGAGGCATTTCGATTATAAAAAATGGTGGAACGAGGATTATCAAAAATTAAAAATTAAAGTCCAGGCTAAGGTTAAGATAACTGAATCGGGAGTAATAGAATAA
- a CDS encoding GerAB/ArcD/ProY family transporter, translating into METSIPEKAKISPFLVFFLVHSMQVGIGVLGFQRIIAMTAGYDAWISVIFAGLTVHILIWMMYKIAETANGDIVSVHSFVFGQKIGKLLSLPFVLYLCLIGVSILRGFIEVIQVWMFQDFSTFWFSLAFFGAVIYIIFGGFRTVTGVAFFGVTLPAYLILTFFFTFPYADFKNLLPIFDHSIKDLASASYHMSFTYLGYEILLYFYPFIKDPAKSKKWAHLGVLYTTFLYTILAVTTFAYFSERQLQKNVWATLTMWKIVQMPFVERFEYIGIANWNLIILPNICIVLWCASRILKRVTKIKQKNGLLILSLICLITINFFQTRTQINTLIDYVGKIAFFVNYGYIPLLFFVMLIMKKVKKK; encoded by the coding sequence ATGGAGACATCAATACCTGAAAAAGCAAAAATATCACCCTTTCTTGTTTTTTTCCTAGTCCATTCTATGCAGGTAGGCATTGGGGTTCTCGGTTTTCAGCGTATCATCGCGATGACTGCAGGATATGACGCCTGGATTTCCGTCATATTTGCCGGTTTAACCGTACATATCCTCATTTGGATGATGTATAAAATTGCCGAAACTGCAAACGGGGACATTGTTTCGGTCCATTCGTTTGTTTTCGGGCAAAAGATAGGCAAATTGCTGTCCCTTCCATTTGTTTTATACTTGTGTTTGATTGGCGTTTCGATATTAAGGGGATTTATTGAAGTCATTCAAGTATGGATGTTTCAGGATTTCAGCACCTTTTGGTTTTCTCTGGCTTTTTTTGGTGCTGTTATTTATATTATCTTTGGCGGTTTTAGAACCGTGACAGGAGTGGCATTCTTTGGTGTCACTTTGCCTGCCTATTTAATTTTAACCTTTTTCTTTACTTTTCCTTATGCAGATTTCAAAAATCTGCTTCCTATTTTTGACCATTCGATAAAAGACCTGGCCTCTGCTTCCTATCATATGTCATTCACTTATTTAGGATATGAAATACTGCTCTATTTTTATCCGTTTATTAAAGATCCTGCAAAGTCCAAGAAATGGGCTCATCTGGGCGTCCTTTATACTACTTTTCTTTATACGATTCTGGCGGTTACAACCTTTGCCTACTTTTCGGAAAGACAGCTGCAAAAAAATGTTTGGGCTACCCTGACAATGTGGAAGATTGTCCAAATGCCCTTTGTAGAAAGGTTTGAATACATCGGGATTGCCAATTGGAATTTAATCATCCTTCCTAATATTTGTATTGTCCTGTGGTGTGCCAGCAGAATTTTAAAAAGAGTAACAAAAATTAAGCAAAAAAATGGATTATTGATACTTTCTCTAATCTGTTTGATCACGATTAATTTTTTTCAGACAAGGACTCAAATCAATACCCTGATTGATTATGTTGGCAAGATTGCTTTTTTCGTTAATTATGGCTACATCCCCTTGCTCTTTTTTGTGATGCTTATCATGAAGAAGGTGAAGAAAAAATGA
- a CDS encoding proline dehydrogenase has protein sequence MEQVMKNFFLFLSKNRSLTKMAKKYGLRFGAGRFVAGETIDQAVQVIKDLNQKGLAVTIDYLGEFVDNAAEANEMADNSIKAIHAIGREGLNSQLSLKMTSIGIDISDELVMNNMRRILEAAKEYNIFVTIDMEDYSRCQKTIEVFKELRKEFDNVGTVLQAYLFRVENDVEDLNAYHPNLRLVKGAYKESPEVAFPEKKDVDENYKKIIKQHLLNGNYTAIASHDEAIIEYTKQLVKEHNIPNNQFEFQMLYGIRPERQLELVKEGYTMRVYVPFGTDWYGYFMRRLAERPANVAFVLKGMVKK, from the coding sequence ATGGAACAGGTAATGAAGAACTTTTTTCTTTTTTTATCAAAGAATAGATCGCTAACGAAGATGGCCAAAAAATACGGACTTCGCTTCGGAGCAGGCCGTTTTGTTGCGGGCGAGACAATTGACCAGGCGGTTCAAGTAATTAAGGACCTCAACCAAAAAGGCTTGGCAGTAACAATAGATTATCTGGGTGAGTTCGTGGATAATGCTGCAGAAGCAAATGAAATGGCTGATAATTCAATCAAGGCAATCCATGCGATTGGTCGTGAAGGGTTAAATTCACAGCTATCTCTTAAAATGACATCCATAGGCATTGATATTTCTGATGAGCTTGTGATGAATAATATGCGCCGCATTCTTGAAGCAGCAAAAGAATACAATATTTTTGTGACCATTGATATGGAGGATTACTCCCGCTGCCAAAAAACAATCGAAGTTTTTAAAGAACTGAGAAAAGAGTTTGATAATGTCGGCACTGTCTTACAGGCTTATTTGTTCCGCGTTGAAAACGATGTGGAGGATTTGAACGCATACCATCCAAACCTGCGCCTTGTAAAAGGGGCATATAAGGAATCTCCTGAAGTTGCCTTCCCAGAAAAGAAGGATGTGGATGAGAACTATAAAAAAATCATTAAACAGCATCTTTTAAATGGCAATTATACCGCGATCGCTTCACATGATGAGGCGATAATTGAGTATACGAAGCAGCTTGTTAAAGAGCATAATATACCAAATAATCAATTTGAATTCCAAATGCTTTATGGAATCCGCCCGGAAAGACAATTGGAATTAGTAAAAGAGGGCTATACAATGCGCGTTTACGTTCCATTTGGAACAGACTGGTACGGCTATTTTATGCGCCGTCTGGCTGAGCGCCCAGCGAACGTTGCATTCGTTCTAAAAGGAATGGTTAAGAAATAA